A single region of the Candidatus Reconcilbacillus cellulovorans genome encodes:
- a CDS encoding ABC transporter substrate-binding protein, whose protein sequence is MNVLRKGAYAALMLLMVASLALSACAKKDSSGEAKASPSPQATSEGKTDSGSTSNLPPYKLRLVYPGAPQKDQKMVEEAMNKILQQKINATIELVPIDWGQWDNKVNLMIASREQFDILFTAQWNGHAVNVAKGAFLALNDDNGPYGNLLQKHGKGILETLDPTFLEGAKIDGKNYGVPTNKELAASGGVLYRADIAQELGLDLSNVKTVQDLEPILKTVKEKKPDMIPLFLRDGENFNSHYFAQYDYLGDATVPGVLLKDGDSTKVVPVHELDRYKEYLKITRDFYQKGYINKDAPTTTLSTQDALKAGNVFMIVASLKPGKDAEVANAIGMPGKIKQVEMTARTVSTGDTAGSMLGISTTSKDPERAMMFINLLHTDKELNNLINYGIEGVHYTKVSDNIIKPTDKAKDYSPGANWMFGNQFLNYLYESEDPQKWEKFREFNKSAKKSPGLGFTFNSEPVKQEVGAIVNVRKKYDPALDTGSVDPDSTLPKYIDELKKAGLDKIIAEKQKQLDAFLASKK, encoded by the coding sequence ATGAATGTGCTCCGAAAAGGCGCGTACGCCGCGCTCATGCTGCTGATGGTCGCGTCGCTCGCTCTGTCCGCCTGCGCGAAAAAGGATAGCTCGGGCGAAGCGAAGGCCAGCCCGTCGCCGCAGGCGACAAGCGAGGGCAAGACCGACTCGGGGTCGACGTCGAACCTGCCGCCGTACAAACTGCGCCTCGTCTATCCGGGCGCGCCGCAGAAGGACCAGAAGATGGTCGAAGAGGCGATGAACAAGATTCTGCAGCAGAAGATCAACGCCACGATCGAGCTCGTCCCGATCGACTGGGGTCAATGGGACAACAAGGTCAACCTGATGATCGCCTCGCGCGAGCAGTTCGACATCCTGTTCACGGCGCAGTGGAACGGCCATGCCGTCAACGTCGCGAAGGGCGCGTTCCTCGCTCTTAACGACGACAACGGTCCGTACGGCAACTTGTTGCAGAAACACGGCAAGGGCATTCTTGAGACGCTCGACCCGACGTTCCTCGAAGGTGCGAAAATCGACGGCAAAAACTACGGCGTGCCGACGAACAAGGAGCTCGCGGCTTCCGGCGGCGTGCTGTACCGCGCGGACATCGCCCAGGAACTCGGCCTCGATCTGTCGAACGTCAAGACGGTGCAGGATCTCGAGCCGATCCTGAAGACGGTCAAGGAAAAGAAGCCGGACATGATTCCGCTGTTCCTGCGCGACGGCGAAAACTTCAACTCGCACTATTTCGCCCAGTACGACTATCTCGGCGATGCGACCGTCCCGGGCGTCCTGCTCAAGGACGGCGACAGCACGAAAGTCGTTCCGGTGCATGAACTCGACCGTTACAAGGAATACCTGAAAATTACGCGCGATTTCTATCAAAAAGGTTACATCAACAAGGACGCTCCGACGACAACTCTGTCGACGCAGGACGCGCTCAAGGCCGGCAACGTGTTCATGATCGTCGCCTCGCTCAAACCCGGCAAGGACGCCGAAGTCGCCAACGCGATCGGCATGCCGGGCAAGATCAAGCAGGTCGAAATGACGGCGCGCACCGTCTCGACGGGCGACACGGCCGGCTCGATGCTCGGTATCTCGACGACGTCGAAAGATCCGGAACGCGCGATGATGTTCATCAACCTGCTGCACACCGACAAGGAACTGAACAACCTGATCAACTACGGCATCGAGGGCGTCCACTACACGAAAGTGTCCGACAACATCATCAAGCCGACCGACAAGGCGAAGGACTACAGCCCGGGCGCCAACTGGATGTTCGGCAACCAGTTCCTGAACTATCTGTACGAATCGGAAGACCCTCAGAAGTGGGAAAAATTCCGCGAATTCAACAAGTCGGCGAAGAAGTCTCCGGGCCTCGGCTTTACGTTCAACTCCGAGCCGGTCAAGCAGGAAGTCGGCGCCATCGTCAACGTCCGCAAGAAGTACGACCCGGCGCTCGATACCGGCAGCGTCGATCCGGACAGCACATTGCCGAAATACATCGACGAGCTGAAGAAAGCCGGTCTGGACAAGATCATCGCCGAAAAGCAGAAGCAGCTCGACGCCTTCCTCGCGTCGAAGAAGTAA
- a CDS encoding sugar ABC transporter permease: protein MLVRENRLGSISAPANAMIHIFFWLYTLACLLPLWLVVSVSFSDEKLVVVEGYRFWPQKFSLAAYDFLFKDLTQIIRSFGVSLTTVTVGTLLSLLVMTLYAYPISRSDFPHRNVFAFFMFFTMLFNGGLVPWYLVYTQLFHLKNTLWALIMPLLVSAFFVLLLRTFFANTIPSELLEAAKIDGAGELRIFALIVLPLSLPVLATVALFQTLNYWNDWFLSLVFITENKNVNLQFLMYKTMLDIQFLTSNSQAAAELAKQGALINIPTETIRMAMAVIGIGPIVFAYPFFQRYFVKGLTVGALKG from the coding sequence TTGCTTGTCCGCGAAAACCGGCTGGGCTCCATCTCGGCGCCGGCCAACGCGATGATTCATATTTTCTTCTGGCTGTATACGCTGGCGTGCCTGCTTCCGCTTTGGCTCGTCGTTTCCGTTTCGTTCTCGGACGAGAAATTGGTCGTCGTCGAAGGATACCGGTTCTGGCCGCAGAAATTCAGCCTCGCGGCGTACGACTTCCTGTTTAAGGACCTGACGCAGATCATCCGTTCGTTCGGCGTGTCGCTGACGACGGTGACGGTCGGAACGCTGCTCAGCCTGCTGGTCATGACGCTGTACGCCTATCCGATTTCGCGGAGCGATTTTCCGCACCGCAACGTGTTCGCGTTTTTCATGTTCTTCACGATGCTGTTCAACGGCGGGCTCGTGCCGTGGTATCTCGTGTACACGCAGCTGTTCCATCTGAAAAACACGCTCTGGGCGCTGATCATGCCGTTGCTCGTGTCCGCCTTCTTCGTGCTGTTGCTCAGGACGTTTTTCGCCAATACGATTCCTTCGGAATTGCTGGAGGCGGCCAAAATCGACGGCGCCGGCGAGCTGCGCATCTTCGCGCTGATCGTGCTGCCGCTGTCGCTGCCGGTCCTTGCGACGGTGGCGCTGTTTCAGACGCTGAACTACTGGAACGACTGGTTTTTGAGCCTCGTCTTCATCACGGAAAACAAAAACGTCAACCTGCAGTTTCTCATGTACAAGACGATGCTGGACATCCAGTTCCTCACCTCCAACAGCCAGGCGGCGGCGGAACTCGCCAAGCAGGGCGCGCTGATCAACATTCCGACGGAAACGATCCGGATGGCGATGGCGGTCATCGGGATCGGTCCGATCGTCTTCGCGTATCCTTTCTTCCAGCGCTATTTCGTGAAAGGCCTGACGGTCGGCGCACTGAAAGGATGA